The genome window TTTGGATAATCCTAAATTATTCACGGGAGGAGCGGCTGTGAGCCTGCCAGAAAGTCATGTTTTATGGTTGCTGACAATGGATTTTCCTTGGTGGGGAAACTACCATTTTGACTTCGATCACCACCGAAAAGTGCTTTATATCCATTCTGGAAATCCGCTGAAACGCAATCGCATCATGCGCGAAATACCTGGCCAAGATTTGTCTGATCTTGGGGTGAAAAAATGGTTTTGATCCAACCACCCTACGTTGATCAACTAATTGATTGCCAGCGACAGAACGATCGACGACCGCACTCAGCTAATTGTGCTGAAGATTATGTTAGTTGAGGTGGTGTATTGATATTGAGCCAAAACTCTGCGAAGGATTGCACGATTTTCTCGAGCTCATCGGTGGCGACTGGCTTCACAAGATAGCCGTTAGCGCCTTTTTCATAGCAAAGATTAATGTCGGCCGGGTCCGATGATGTGGAAAACACAACGATCGGAATGTCGCGGAAACGTTGATCGCCTTTCAGTAGACCTAACACTTCACGGCCATCGGTGCCGGGTAAATTCAGGTCAAGCAGGATAACCGATGGATGTGGCAGGGGTTCAACGTCTTTGTAATCACCCTCTTGGTAAAACATATCCAATGCTCGATCGCCGGTTTCGCAGCGATAGATGGGATTGGTAATGTCCATATCTTCGATGAAAATTTTTAAGATCTCGAAATCTTCGTCACTGTCTTCAATGACAAAAAGGGATTTGTCAACTGCCGTCAGCATTTTACTAAACAACCAATTTATATTATTAACTTAAGTTAACATAAAGCAGAATTCTGTACCCTCCCCATAGACCGAGTTAACCCAAATCTTGCCTTGATGTCGCTCAATAATTTTCTTGGTAATCGTTAGCCCGGCACCGGCGCCACCACCGTAGGCATCCCGTTCATGTAGTCGTTTGAATAGCTGAAAGATGTTTTGATGATGGCGATCGCGAATGCCGATGCCATTATCGCGGATATAGAAAATTACGGCTTTTTTTGTGCTGGCGACATCTGCTGGAATCGCTATCTCACTTTGTTCTTCGGGGGTGAGATAGCCAATTTCAATTATTGGATGTGCTTGCTTGGTATATTTCAACGCGTTGCTGAGTAGGTTGGTAAACACCTCCCCCATGAGTATCGGATCGCAGTCAATCGTTGGGAGTGCCCGGGCAATTTGAATATTGGCTTGAGCCGTGGCATCACTGCGGCTTGCTTGTAAAACCTCAATGACCCGCTCCACAATTGCTTGGAGGTCAGTTGGCTCCATTGTGAGTTCGGTTTGGCCTAAACGGGATAGCTTCAGCAGGCTATCAATCAGCATATCCATCCGCTGTGTCAGTCGGACTAAAGTCTGTAATCGTTTGATTCCACTTTCATCGAGGACTTCGCTGTAGCGCTTAAGTAAGAGGTTAGAAAAATTGTGAATGCCCCGCA of Romeriopsis navalis LEGE 11480 contains these proteins:
- a CDS encoding response regulator produces the protein MLTAVDKSLFVIEDSDEDFEILKIFIEDMDITNPIYRCETGDRALDMFYQEGDYKDVEPLPHPSVILLDLNLPGTDGREVLGLLKGDQRFRDIPIVVFSTSSDPADINLCYEKGANGYLVKPVATDELEKIVQSFAEFWLNINTPPQLT